From Zingiber officinale cultivar Zhangliang chromosome 5B, Zo_v1.1, whole genome shotgun sequence, the proteins below share one genomic window:
- the LOC121985978 gene encoding transcription factor MYBC1-like, giving the protein MREEEEEEGDWFARWQEQLPSPEELMPLSQSLITPGLAVAFDIPIPAGNPSSAVSPHHHHFHRAGPALTSASPNHPPPLLPPPDFESSDLNSASGSGGGGGGSGAGDEPARTLKRPRLVWTPQLHKRFVDAVAHLGIKNAVPKTIMQLMSVDGLTRENVASHLQKYRLYLRRMQGHNASGGAGSGGPISAADAATDQLFASAPVPHHFLSRGGPVTAPGAPEPFLPYVPVAALQHHQQITAAMQQQQYHQRHLGQFGSPTGSGVFDHGFLNRAAVSPSGIHQMIGPAPGMGLLQHTASPAANFSDDLETSGRGSSGEKKVLTLFPTGED; this is encoded by the coding sequence atgagggaggaggaggaggaggagggcgaCTGGTTCGCGCGGTGGCAGGAGCAGCTGCCGTCGCCGGAGGAGCTCATGCCGCTCTCGCAGAGCCTCATCACGCCGGGCCTTGCCGTAGCCTTCGACATCCCCATCCCGGCCGGCAACCCCAGCTCCGCCGTCTCCCCTCACCACCACCACTTCCACCGCGCCGGTCCCGCGCTCACTTCCGCCTCCCCCAACCACCCCCCGCCGCTACTGCCTCCGCCGGACTTTGAGTCATCCGATCTCAACTCCGCCTCCGGaagcggcggcggcggtggcggcAGCGGAGCCGGAGATGAGCCCGCGCGGACGCTCAAGAGGCCTCGCCTCGTCTGGACGCCGCAGCTGCACAAGCGGTTCGTCGACGCCGTCGCGCACCTCGGGATCAAGAACGCGGTTCCCAAGACCATAATGCAGCTCATGAGCGTCGACGGCCTCACCCGAGAGAACGTGGCGAGCCACCTCCAGAAGTACCGCCTCTACCTCAGGCGCATGCAGGGCCACAACGCCTCCGGAGGAGCCGGCAGCGGCGGTCCGATCTCTGCCGCTGACGCGGCCACCGATCAGTTGTTCGCAAGCGCCCCGGTTCCCCACCATTTCCTCAGCCGTGGAGGACCAGTCACAGCGCCAGGGGCGCCCGAGCCGTTCCTGCCGTACGTGCCGGTGGCTGCGCTGCAGCACCACCAACAGATTACCGCCGCTATGCAGCAGCAACAATACCACCAGAGGCATTTGGGACAATTCGGATCTCCCACTGGTAGCGGAGTATTTGACCATGGGTTCCTGAACCGGGCGGCGGTGTCACCGTCAGGGATACATCAGATGATAGGACCGGCGCCGGGAATGGGTTTGTTGCAGCATACTGCATCGCCGGCCGCCAACTTTTCCGATGATTTAGAGACTTCCGGAAGGGGAAGCAGTGGCGAGAAGAAGGTGCTGACCCTGTTTCCGACTGGTGAGGACTGA